The DNA segment TTCTTTTACGGCTGGTGGAACTATCGTTTCCTTGCGCTTCTGTTTCTTTTTACCGTAGTGAATTATTTCGTCGGACTATGGTTGCCTGTTGTATCTCACAGAAGAAAGCAGTTATTAACGGCGGGAATAATTTTTAATGCAGGGACCCTGATTATCTTTAAATATTTCAACTTTTTTTCTCAAAGCCTTATTGGATTTCTAACAACACTTGGTTTTAGTATCTCCGCATATACGCTAAATTTGGTACTGCCGCTGGGAATAAGTTTTTTTACATTTCAGGCGACAAGTTACATAATTGATGTGTATAAGGGGGAAGTCCCCGGCTGCCGCAATTTCCTTTCCTTTGCCCTGTTTAAATCATTTTTCCCCCAACTTGTGGCAGGCCCCATTGAAAGAGCCGCTCATCTGATGCCGCAGGTGGAAAGAGCACGGAGCTTTGACGCTAAACAAGCCTATGAGGGTTTAAAATTTATAATTTTAGGATATTTTCTAAAATGTGTGGTTGCCGACAATATGGCTCCCTTTGTAAACCAGGTTATGGCCGCCCCGCAGATGTACTCAGCGCCTACTTTGATTTTTGCCGCCTATTGCTTTGCCTTTCAAATATACGGAGACTTTGCCGGTTATTCATACATTGCTATCGGCACTGCCGCCATGTTTGGAATCAATCTCATGACTAATTTTAACTCCCCGTATTTAGCCCTCTCTGTAAGGGAATTCTGGAAGCGCTGGCACATATCTCTTACGTCATGGTTTTCAAAGTACTTTTATATCTCCCTTTTGGGAGGTAACCGCTGCGGTAAAATCAGAAATATCGTTAACGTGCTGTTAACTTTTGTCGTAAGCGGCTTTTGGCACGGCGCTAACTGGACTTTTATTATGTGGGGATTTCTAAACGGCGTTATGTACTATTTTAAACCACCCTTTAAGTCAGACAGAGGGCTTTTGAAACTCTTTAACGCTTTCATATGTTTCAACATGATTTGTCTTACGTGGGTCTTTTTCAGAGCTAAGTCCATTGACGACGGATTTGTTATTCTTAAAAGGATTTTTACTTTTTCCAATGGGCAAAACCTGCTGACTGAACCGTTTATTTATACTCCGCCGGAAACCCCCTCCGGTGTGCTCTTATTAATAATGCTGATGCTTATAACGTTTGAATACCAGCAACGCAACCGCTGTTGCATTATTGATTTTGGAGCCCGTAGCCCCGCCTTTATGTATTTTTTCGGCTGGGCTGTTTTATTTATACTGTTTTTTCTGGGCTCTTTTACAAATAAACCATTTATTTATTTTAACTTTTAGGAATAATAATGATAAGCAGTGATTTTACAGCTTTTATAAAATTTATGAGTAAGTACGTACTCCTTGCTCTGTTTGCTGTTTTGCTGTCAATCCCTCCTGCCGCATACTATGTGTATAAACTCAGGCAGGTGGGAGAGTTGTTATACGGCGGGGATATTGCTGAGTTTAACCGTCAGGGAAAAAAAATTTTATGGTTAAGCGGCTACTACAGCGCTGAACATCATATTAAAACAAGCATTGCCAAAAGACTATCCCCTAAGGTGGTGGCTCTGGGCTCATCACGTGTTACACAAATAACCGGTAAAGTTTTCAATAAGTTAAAGGAAAATGAATTTTATAATATGGGAATGGTCGTTTATACTTTTTCAGAGGCCGACGACGCCGTAGAGGAGTTAATAAAGGTTAAAAAACCGGAGTTAATTATCTTCGGCCTTGACTGGTTTTTCTTTGAGCAGCAAAGCGACGGCACAAGCATCAGAGAGCGCATTAAAAACAGCTTACCGGATGCATTGTATTTCTTTATTGCCGACTATAACACATATGTCATATACAAAAAAGAATTTCTTCTCAGTCAGCTCTATATCCTTCAAAACGCATGGAAGGACCCCTTTTTTTATGACGCCCTTGTAAGTTTAAATTCTGTGGAAGCCGTATCGGGGCGAACCTTTGTCGGCCTTGGTGCAAGGCGTATCGGTGGATTCAGAAATGACGGCAGTATGAGGTATCACCAGTGGATTGATAATCCGGTACAATACGACAAAGAACAACAGTTTCAAATTATCGAAAAAGCCGGCAAACACAGAGGAAACTATATAATAAAAAGGGAATTAAATAAATTCCGGCGTTTTTTGTCATTGTGCGTTAAAAATAATATTCCACTGATTATCATACTCCCTCCGATTGATGATTATTTCTATTATAAATTTATTAATGACAAACACAGACAAAAGTTTTGGAAAGAATTTCCTGTAACCGTTAAACAAATTGCACACGAGTATGGGATTGCCCTGCTGGATTATACAAATACGCCCATTTCGGAAAACTCGGGGGAATTTCTCGACTTTGACCACATATCGGAGGTGCTGTATGCTAAGATACTTTTAGATATGGCTAAAAATGATGAAACAAAAAAACTGCTGTCACCTTATATAGATATTTCAAAACTTGAATCGGACATTGAACATCACCCGTCTTTACATGACCTTCACGGCGATTAATACATGTTAATTTTGCAGCCCAAGTTCCGCCTTAGCAATTCTCATTTCCTCTTCATTGGGCATTCTGAAGTGCCACAGCGGTACATTTTCCATGTAGGATATGCCCTTGCCCTTTATTGTATGGGCAATAACCAGTGTAGGTTTGCCTGGGGTTATCGGCGTTGAGTTAAAAATCTCCGCCAGCCTTTCCATATCGTGGCCGTCCGTCTCTATGACTTCCCAGTTAAAAGCCCTCCACTTATCGGCAAAAGGCTCAAGAGTTATGATGTTATCAATAAAATCCATAGCCTGCATTTTATTGTAATCCACAATAACTACAAGGTTGTCAAGCCCTGAGTGTGGAGCAAACATGGCCGCCTCCCAAACTGATCCCTCCTGACATTCCCCGTCACCCAGTAACACAAATACCTTAAACCCCGCACGGTTAAGCTTTCCGGCCAGTGCAACCCCTACGCCAAAAGGCAGCCCATGCCCAAGTGCTCCGGTTGAGGCCTCAATGCCCGGCACCTTGCACATATCAGGATGCCCGCCAAGGATGCTCCCCATACGCCCAAATCTCACTAACTCTCCCTCACTAAAAAACCCGCACCCCGCAAGTGTCACATACAAAGACACACATGCGTGCCCCTTGCTCAAAATAAACCTGTCCCGCTCAGGGGAACGGGGATTTCTCGCAT comes from the Nitrospirae bacterium YQR-1 genome and includes:
- a CDS encoding transketolase, which codes for MVDLRERALETRRRTFETICSGGGGHIPASLSIVEILTVLYYGGSLRVDARNPRSPERDRFILSKGHACVSLYVTLAGCGFFSEGELVRFGRMGSILGGHPDMCKVPGIEASTGALGHGLPFGVGVALAGKLNRAGFKVFVLLGDGECQEGSVWEAAMFAPHSGLDNLVVIVDYNKMQAMDFIDNIITLEPFADKWRAFNWEVIETDGHDMERLAEIFNSTPITPGKPTLVIAHTIKGKGISYMENVPLWHFRMPNEEEMRIAKAELGLQN
- a CDS encoding MBOAT family protein — its product is MLFNSLAFLFFFIIVVSVYWFIKSNTGRNLLLLAASYFFYGWWNYRFLALLFLFTVVNYFVGLWLPVVSHRRKQLLTAGIIFNAGTLIIFKYFNFFSQSLIGFLTTLGFSISAYTLNLVLPLGISFFTFQATSYIIDVYKGEVPGCRNFLSFALFKSFFPQLVAGPIERAAHLMPQVERARSFDAKQAYEGLKFIILGYFLKCVVADNMAPFVNQVMAAPQMYSAPTLIFAAYCFAFQIYGDFAGYSYIAIGTAAMFGINLMTNFNSPYLALSVREFWKRWHISLTSWFSKYFYISLLGGNRCGKIRNIVNVLLTFVVSGFWHGANWTFIMWGFLNGVMYYFKPPFKSDRGLLKLFNAFICFNMICLTWVFFRAKSIDDGFVILKRIFTFSNGQNLLTEPFIYTPPETPSGVLLLIMLMLITFEYQQRNRCCIIDFGARSPAFMYFFGWAVLFILFFLGSFTNKPFIYFNF